In Gadus morhua chromosome 5, gadMor3.0, whole genome shotgun sequence, the genomic stretch tcttcgtcctgcttatccggggtcgggtcgcggggggagcagctcaagcagggggccccagactttgctttcccgggccacattgaccagctctgacggggggatcccgaggcgttcagTCCCTCTGACCCACTCCCCTGGGGAGCCCTGACCCCCCAcgccctctcatcctctcccctggggagccctaaccctaccccccagtccctctcctccactcacCTGGGCAGCCTTGCAGCCCGAAGGCTCTCCAGTCCCTGACAGGTCGCAGACCGGCTCTGCTGGCCTCGCCATCGCTCACTGCACTCACTTCTAGATTAGTTGACAAAACCTGCCAATTAGAACAGATAGAGACACACTCAAAACAATAACGAGAGACGCCGAGGTCGTTTATTGGCCGTtcaggaacggtaactgccgttcccaacaatggtatatgACGCCAGCACGCCCCACCTCCTCCGTATAATTCGTAGTATTGCTGTAAATGTAAAGCtaaaattatacggaggaggcGGGGTGGGCTGGTGTCATATACCATTGTTGGTATATGACACCATTCCACCTGCCGCTCCACCTGAACGGCAtgtgccatggtatgtcagtggtccatggcaccactgacataccatgtgCCACCTTCGTTtctcgcggtggcacatgccacaggccagtAAACAATCTCGGCGCTACTGACAATAACTCCTCTCTGATTGATCAACAGTCAACATCCGTCTGATCCCGTTGGACTGAGAAGACATGAGTCAACAATAACAAGCTTCTAAATGTTGCTGCCTTTCAAATAACGTGAGGTGtacataatattatatatatatggtattcTAACCTGAAACCTATTCACAATAGTCCCTCTGCACGTTGAAccttcagagtgtgtgtgtgagtctatgtgtTTGTTCAGGCCATATGTTTTGTTCCAAAACTCGGAATTCATTCGATCCCCAGGTCCATTATCGTAGCAGAGATTATAACAGCCTACAAAAAGACCTCTCCATATTCAATATTGTCTCTAACCTTGTCACAGACTATCCCTTTGGAGAAGTCGAGGACGTTGCTCAGATCCGGGGGGGGATGTTTTCTCCTATAAAACTTAAATAACGTTCTGAACGCGTCCTCTCCACGCTCCACCAtgggggccgccatcttgggcagagtgacctttgacctcaggagAATACCAGATGTAAACCGTACTTTGTCCACGTATAATGGTTccttaaaaaaattgtaaaaaataataatattaatattgtaaATATATGACTCTTGAGAATAAAatctataataaatatatagtaCGGTTATATTTGGCAGACGGCTGAGTCCATGCGTGTCACGTGATAAGGTCAAAGTTTACCTCAAGGACGAAACATGGCAGCAGCAGTTCCGAAGAAGGTGTTTGAGGTGTTCGTGTCCAAGATACCATGGACTATTGCGATGAGTAAGTCCACTTTATGATTATAATGTGTGCGGACGTTAGGGTGACTGTACACCGGGTAGTATGCTCCGAAGTGACACCTTAGAGACGATAACAGGGCTGGAGCCATCAGGAGACTCCTAATATACATGCTTGGCTAAAACTCGGGGTACATTATTAGTTTCAGATAACTGAAATATGTTCACATTGCGACATTAGATGCTAGATTTTGATGTTAGAAAATGGTTTACATGGTTCATTCTGCCAACTCCTGCTGATATCATATTCTGTTATTTTAGAGGAGGTGCGGGAATACTTCGGACAGTTTGGTCAAGTGAAGAAGTGCCTGCTTCCCTTTGtaagttgtgtgtctgtctggttgtctgtctgtctgtctgtcgttgtGTCTGTCGGTCTGCGCGTTATCTAATACCTGTCGGGGGATTATTGTTCAAGGACAAGGAGACGGGCTTCCATCGAGGGTTCTGCTGGGTCGGCTTCACCTCGGAGGATGCTCTGATCAACGCGCTACAGAAGGACCCACACACGCTGGAGGGAGCAAAGGTGGAGTGTCAACCTTAGATGAGTTGAATAAATGTGATTCAGTCTTCTACTAGTCTTCGTAATACGATGATAAGGAAACCTCTAGCTACTG encodes the following:
- the slirp gene encoding SRA stem-loop-interacting RNA-binding protein, mitochondrial isoform X1; this translates as MAAAVPKKVFEVFVSKIPWTIAMKEVREYFGQFGQVKKCLLPFDKETGFHRGFCWVGFTSEDALINALQKDPHTLEGAKIQVQKNRRSFAAVKTNKDSDDSVHV
- the slirp gene encoding SRA stem-loop-interacting RNA-binding protein, mitochondrial isoform X2; protein product: MAAAVPKKVFEVFVSKIPWTIAMKEVREYFGQFGQVKKCLLPFDKETGFHRGFCWVGFTSEDALINALQKDPHTLEGAKVECQP